A portion of the Microbacterium hominis genome contains these proteins:
- a CDS encoding lytic transglycosylase domain-containing protein has translation MTSGNEILPSRRSRRQQAARASVLPTLRARGVPSSGRTAAPAPRWSRRRGVLGVFAAFAAVGFVAAYVVPVGAAVTQAAADEVAPVSLYAHSLGDVQSRSVAAEAEEAPIDLGRDGYSVAAKPTPTPAPVVASTGGGWSPPFVTPDPGTAQAIAYDMVAARGWGDGEFACLVALWNKESGWRVNAYNPSSGAYGIPQSLPGSKMASAGADWETNPATQIAWGLGYIQGRYGAPCGAWGHSQAHGWY, from the coding sequence GTGACTTCCGGCAACGAGATCCTCCCCTCACGGCGCTCCCGTCGGCAGCAGGCTGCTCGTGCCTCCGTGCTTCCGACGCTCCGCGCGCGCGGTGTGCCGTCGTCGGGGCGAACCGCTGCGCCCGCGCCGCGCTGGTCGCGCCGGCGCGGGGTCCTCGGCGTCTTCGCCGCATTCGCGGCCGTCGGGTTCGTCGCCGCTTACGTCGTGCCCGTGGGTGCCGCCGTGACGCAGGCCGCGGCCGACGAGGTCGCCCCGGTGTCGCTCTATGCCCACTCACTCGGCGACGTGCAGAGCCGCTCGGTGGCGGCCGAGGCCGAGGAGGCGCCGATCGATCTCGGCCGTGATGGCTACTCCGTGGCCGCCAAGCCCACGCCGACCCCCGCTCCGGTGGTGGCATCGACCGGCGGGGGCTGGAGTCCTCCGTTCGTGACCCCCGACCCCGGCACCGCCCAGGCGATCGCCTACGACATGGTCGCAGCGCGGGGCTGGGGCGACGGTGAGTTCGCATGCCTCGTCGCACTGTGGAACAAGGAGTCCGGCTGGCGGGTGAACGCCTACAACCCGTCCAGCGGCGCGTACGGCATCCCGCAGTCGCTTCCCGGCAGCAAGATGGCCAGCGCCGGTGCGGACTGGGAGACGAACCCCGCGACCCAGATCGCGTGGGGCCTCGGCTACATCCAGGGCCGCTACGGCGCCCCGTGCGGGGCATGGGGGCATTCGCAGGCCCACGGCTGGTACTGA
- a CDS encoding tetratricopeptide repeat protein, which translates to MTDAAPAALRGAVDLSALRNRPEPAAAGGAPTAGAVPSLVMDVTDETFPQAMELSRTVPVVIDLWAEWCAPCKQLSPALERVVTELGGRIVLAKVDVDANPQIAQAFRAQSIPMVVGLIAGQPVPLFTGAVPEEQVREVFAQLLQLAAQHGVTGSVSVADGEAPEQAGQPEEPPLPPLHAEAYAAIEAGDYPRAIAAYEKALAENPRDADARAGLGQVRLLDRVSGANLQAARDAAAAAPHDVAAQFLVADLDVSGGHVDDAFARLLDLFAALPGDQRGPVRERLIELFGLVGDADPRVAQARARLAALLF; encoded by the coding sequence GTGACCGATGCCGCTCCCGCCGCCCTGCGCGGCGCTGTCGACCTCTCCGCGCTGCGCAATCGTCCGGAGCCGGCCGCGGCGGGCGGTGCGCCGACCGCGGGGGCGGTGCCCTCGCTGGTGATGGATGTCACCGACGAGACCTTCCCCCAGGCGATGGAGCTCTCGCGCACGGTCCCGGTGGTCATCGACCTGTGGGCGGAGTGGTGCGCACCCTGCAAGCAGCTCAGCCCGGCGCTGGAGCGCGTGGTCACCGAGCTCGGCGGTCGGATCGTGCTGGCGAAGGTCGACGTCGACGCCAACCCCCAGATCGCTCAGGCCTTCCGCGCGCAGTCGATCCCGATGGTCGTCGGACTCATCGCCGGTCAGCCGGTGCCGCTGTTCACCGGCGCCGTGCCCGAGGAGCAGGTGCGCGAGGTGTTCGCGCAGCTGCTTCAGCTCGCCGCCCAGCACGGCGTCACCGGGTCGGTGTCGGTCGCCGACGGCGAGGCGCCCGAACAGGCGGGCCAGCCCGAGGAACCGCCGCTTCCGCCCCTGCACGCCGAGGCCTATGCCGCGATCGAGGCGGGGGACTACCCCCGCGCGATCGCCGCGTACGAGAAGGCACTCGCCGAGAACCCGCGCGATGCCGATGCGCGCGCCGGTCTCGGCCAGGTGCGGCTGCTCGACCGCGTCAGCGGCGCGAACCTGCAGGCGGCCCGGGATGCCGCGGCTGCGGCCCCTCACGACGTCGCGGCCCAGTTCCTCGTCGCCGACCTCGATGTGTCGGGCGGGCATGTCGACGACGCCTTCGCGCGTCTTCTCGACCTGTTCGCCGCCCTCCCGGGGGATCAGCGCGGTCCGGTGCGCGAGCGGCTCATCGAGCTGTTCGGCCTCGTCGGCGATGCCGACCCGCGGGTCGCCCAGGCCCGCGCGCGCCTGGCTGCTCTCCTGTTCTGA
- a CDS encoding AI-2E family transporter, translated as MKIHNPFRVAFVATLGVGLGLLLIGSIQTLSTILLYVGTALFLSLGLDPIVGWLERRRLPRWAAVLVTILGVLAAFTGIVLMIVPVIVGQVTQLVTQVQELLEDGTWDPVAELRAWMTETFPLLRVDDVFTYVQDWFDSLDLGEVGSQVGGGLIVAAGTLLAGLAGAFIVLILTIYFTASTPSLKRAVYQLVPASKRERFVDLGEQITDSVGYYVMGQGSLGIINGVLSAIFLSIIDAPFPAVLAVIAFFFSLIPLVGTLTGSTIIVLTCLIPGVGSPTTALIAAIYYLVYMQIEAYVISPRIMSRAVSVPGAVVVIAALAGGSLLGLLGALIAIPVAASILIIYRQVVIPRQNER; from the coding sequence GTGAAGATCCACAATCCGTTCCGTGTCGCTTTCGTCGCCACACTGGGCGTCGGCCTCGGTCTTCTCCTCATCGGCAGCATCCAGACGCTCTCCACGATCCTGCTCTACGTCGGCACCGCCCTGTTCCTCTCCCTCGGCCTCGACCCGATCGTGGGCTGGCTCGAGCGTCGCCGGCTGCCGCGGTGGGCGGCGGTGCTGGTCACGATCCTGGGGGTCCTCGCCGCGTTCACGGGGATCGTGCTGATGATCGTGCCGGTGATCGTCGGCCAGGTCACCCAGCTCGTCACCCAGGTGCAGGAGCTCCTCGAGGACGGCACCTGGGACCCGGTGGCGGAGCTGCGGGCATGGATGACCGAGACCTTTCCGCTGCTGCGCGTCGACGACGTCTTCACGTACGTGCAGGACTGGTTCGACTCGCTCGATCTCGGCGAGGTGGGCAGCCAGGTCGGCGGCGGGCTGATCGTGGCGGCCGGCACACTGCTGGCGGGTCTGGCCGGCGCCTTCATCGTGCTGATCCTCACGATCTACTTCACCGCATCGACCCCGAGCCTCAAGCGCGCGGTGTATCAGCTCGTGCCGGCGTCGAAGCGGGAGCGGTTCGTCGATCTCGGCGAGCAGATCACCGACTCGGTCGGCTACTACGTCATGGGCCAGGGAAGCCTGGGCATCATCAACGGCGTCCTGAGCGCGATCTTCCTGTCGATCATCGACGCCCCCTTCCCCGCCGTGCTCGCGGTCATCGCCTTCTTCTTCTCGCTGATTCCCCTCGTCGGCACCCTGACCGGGTCGACCATCATCGTGCTCACCTGCCTCATCCCCGGGGTCGGGTCGCCGACGACCGCCCTGATCGCCGCGATCTACTACCTCGTGTACATGCAGATAGAGGCGTACGTGATCTCGCCGCGCATCATGAGCCGCGCCGTGTCGGTGCCCGGCGCGGTGGTGGTCATCGCCGCCCTCGCGGGCGGTTCGCTGCTGGGCCTTCTGGGAGCGCTCATCGCCATCCCGGTGGCGGCCAGCATCCTGATCATCTACCGTCAGGTTGTCATCCCGCGGCAGAACGAACGCTGA
- a CDS encoding alpha/beta hydrolase: MEIRGPMQLPARREDIELETLDGLTLVGEIALPLERMPVATLVTLHPLPTAGGFMDSHILRKAAGRLPALADLAVLRFNTRGTTSPRGTSEGAFDGGRAEAFDLAAAMDFVRERALPRPWLVGWSFGTELALKYGRDHDIEGIILLSPPLHRATAEEVAAWAGDGRRVIVLVPEFDDYLRPEAAAERFAAIPEAVLIPVEGGKHLWVGENQTRRVLTEVVAAVNPDALPLPTEWTGQPVAEA, translated from the coding sequence ATGGAGATTCGCGGACCGATGCAGCTGCCCGCCCGGCGGGAAGACATCGAACTGGAGACGCTGGACGGACTGACCCTCGTCGGCGAGATCGCCCTGCCGCTGGAGCGGATGCCGGTGGCCACGCTCGTCACCCTTCACCCCCTGCCGACGGCCGGCGGGTTCATGGACTCCCACATCCTGCGCAAGGCCGCAGGGCGCCTGCCCGCGCTCGCGGACCTCGCCGTGCTCCGCTTCAACACGCGGGGCACGACCTCGCCGCGCGGCACCAGTGAGGGAGCCTTCGACGGCGGACGGGCCGAGGCCTTCGACCTCGCCGCGGCCATGGACTTCGTGCGTGAGCGGGCTCTGCCGCGGCCGTGGCTGGTCGGCTGGTCGTTCGGCACCGAGCTGGCGCTGAAGTACGGGCGCGATCACGACATCGAGGGGATCATCCTGCTGTCGCCCCCGCTGCACCGGGCGACCGCTGAGGAGGTCGCGGCCTGGGCGGGCGACGGTCGCCGGGTGATCGTCCTCGTCCCCGAGTTCGACGACTACCTGCGCCCCGAGGCCGCAGCTGAGAGGTTCGCCGCCATCCCCGAAGCCGTGCTCATTCCCGTCGAGGGAGGCAAGCACCTGTGGGTGGGGGAGAATCAGACCCGCCGGGTGCTCACGGAGGTGGTCGCCGCCGTCAACCCCGACGCGCTCCCGCTTCCCACCGAATGGACCGGTCAGCCCGTCGCCGAGGCGTGA
- a CDS encoding DivIVA domain-containing protein, with the protein MTIDTTAEKAATFPDARGRAKGYAKEPVDTFLARARAAFEHGDESLTAADVRSASFPLVRRGYAIEAVDSALGRIEDAFAAREREVAVASGRAHEWVGDTRTMAQTVLDRLTRPKRQRFDRVGMLRYGYRIDEVDLVSDKIARWLEAGEPVTVEQVRAVAFRMQRSGYRETQVDAVLDAVVEVMLAVR; encoded by the coding sequence ATGACGATCGACACGACCGCCGAGAAGGCAGCGACATTCCCCGATGCGCGCGGACGCGCGAAGGGCTATGCGAAGGAGCCCGTCGACACGTTCCTCGCGCGGGCGCGCGCGGCGTTCGAGCACGGCGACGAGAGCCTCACGGCCGCGGATGTGCGCTCCGCGTCCTTCCCCCTCGTGCGCCGGGGCTACGCGATCGAGGCTGTGGACTCGGCGCTCGGACGGATCGAAGACGCCTTCGCCGCCCGGGAGCGCGAGGTCGCCGTCGCGTCCGGCCGGGCGCACGAGTGGGTCGGAGACACCCGCACGATGGCCCAGACCGTGCTCGATCGACTGACCAGGCCCAAGCGGCAGCGCTTCGACCGGGTCGGAATGCTGCGCTACGGGTACCGCATCGACGAAGTGGATCTGGTCTCCGACAAGATCGCGCGATGGCTGGAGGCCGGCGAGCCGGTGACGGTAGAGCAGGTTCGCGCTGTCGCCTTCCGGATGCAGCGGTCCGGCTACCGTGAGACGCAGGTGGATGCCGTGCTCGACGCCGTCGTCGAAGTGATGCTCGCTGTCCGGTGA
- the glgB gene encoding 1,4-alpha-glucan branching protein GlgB — MTSDEILDAVGAGTHHDPHAVLGIHPAGDGTAGWIVRARRPLAASVTAVFADGTRVPLSHLRAGVWAGVKAGERGRYEIATTYEHGPDFVVDDPYRHPPLLGELDLHLVAEGRHEQLWKVLGAHVREHDGAVGTAFTVWAPHARAVRVVGDFNSWDGQGHAMRSMGSSGIWELFIPGVRAGAVYKFEIRTRGNGWVVKADPMAGAAEVPPATGSVVTESWHGWADHEWMERRAKSAAVSQPMSIYEVHLGSWRPGLSYRDAADELIEHVDRLGFTHVEFLPLAEHPFGGSWGYQVTGYFAPTSRFGSPDDLRYLIDRLHQAGIGVIMDWVPGHFPKDAFALARFDGEPLYEHSDPRRGEHRDWGTLIFDYGRREVRNFLVANALFWLEEFHVDGLRVDAVASMLYLDYSREDGDWVPNIHGGRENLEAIAFLQEVNATAYKRYPGIAIIAEESTSFPGVTAPTNQAGLGFGFKWNMGWMNDSLQYIARDPMYRSHHEGELSFSFVYAFSENFILPISHDEVVHGKGSLFGRMPGDHWQKLANMRAFLAYMWGHPGKQLLFMGQEFGQLSEWSEGRGLDWWILDQPSHRQLQEFVGDLNRVYREESALWSRDADGSAFTRLGGPSWNPNVIAFARRDWHGNTVAVLCNFSGVPIYDYEIDLPETGVWREILNSDAADRGGSGVGNLGIVHADGDHRAKMVLPPLGVLWLKHDRHAHIPSPTQG; from the coding sequence ATGACCTCCGACGAGATCCTCGATGCCGTCGGAGCCGGCACGCATCACGACCCGCACGCCGTGCTCGGCATCCATCCGGCCGGCGACGGCACGGCGGGCTGGATCGTGCGCGCACGACGCCCGCTCGCGGCGTCGGTGACGGCCGTCTTCGCCGACGGTACGCGTGTGCCCCTCTCCCACCTGCGCGCCGGCGTGTGGGCGGGGGTGAAGGCCGGCGAACGCGGCCGCTACGAGATCGCCACCACGTACGAGCACGGGCCCGACTTCGTCGTCGATGACCCCTACCGGCACCCGCCCCTCCTCGGGGAGCTCGACCTCCACCTCGTCGCGGAGGGGCGCCACGAGCAGCTCTGGAAGGTGCTCGGCGCGCATGTGCGAGAGCACGACGGCGCGGTGGGCACTGCGTTCACCGTGTGGGCGCCGCACGCCCGCGCCGTGCGCGTGGTCGGCGACTTCAACTCCTGGGACGGCCAGGGCCACGCGATGCGCTCGATGGGCTCGAGCGGCATCTGGGAGCTCTTCATCCCGGGCGTGCGGGCCGGCGCGGTCTACAAGTTCGAGATCCGCACCCGGGGCAACGGCTGGGTGGTGAAGGCAGACCCGATGGCCGGCGCCGCCGAGGTTCCCCCGGCCACCGGCTCGGTGGTCACCGAGAGCTGGCACGGGTGGGCAGACCACGAGTGGATGGAGCGCCGCGCGAAGTCGGCTGCGGTGTCCCAGCCGATGTCGATCTACGAGGTGCACCTCGGTTCCTGGCGTCCGGGGCTGTCCTATCGGGACGCCGCCGATGAGCTGATCGAGCATGTCGACCGGCTCGGCTTCACCCACGTGGAGTTCCTGCCGCTGGCCGAGCACCCCTTCGGCGGCTCGTGGGGATACCAGGTCACCGGGTACTTCGCGCCGACCAGCCGGTTCGGCAGCCCGGACGACCTGCGCTACCTCATCGACCGGCTCCACCAGGCCGGCATCGGCGTGATCATGGACTGGGTGCCCGGGCACTTCCCGAAGGACGCGTTCGCGCTCGCGCGCTTCGACGGCGAGCCGTTGTACGAGCACTCCGACCCCCGGCGCGGGGAGCACCGCGACTGGGGCACGCTCATCTTCGACTACGGCCGGCGCGAGGTGCGCAATTTCCTCGTCGCCAACGCGCTGTTCTGGCTCGAGGAATTCCACGTCGACGGCCTCAGGGTGGATGCGGTGGCCTCGATGCTCTACCTCGACTACTCCCGCGAGGACGGGGACTGGGTGCCCAACATCCACGGCGGCCGCGAGAACCTCGAGGCGATCGCGTTCCTGCAGGAGGTCAACGCGACCGCCTACAAGCGGTATCCCGGAATCGCGATCATCGCCGAGGAGTCGACGAGCTTCCCCGGCGTCACCGCCCCCACCAACCAGGCCGGACTCGGCTTCGGCTTCAAGTGGAACATGGGGTGGATGAACGACTCCCTGCAGTACATCGCGCGCGACCCGATGTACCGCTCCCACCACGAGGGAGAGCTGTCGTTCTCCTTCGTCTACGCGTTCAGCGAGAACTTCATCCTCCCCATCAGCCACGACGAGGTCGTGCACGGCAAGGGAAGCCTCTTCGGGCGCATGCCCGGTGACCACTGGCAGAAGCTCGCGAACATGCGCGCGTTCCTGGCCTACATGTGGGGTCACCCCGGCAAGCAGCTGCTGTTCATGGGTCAGGAGTTCGGGCAGCTCTCGGAGTGGTCCGAGGGCCGCGGACTCGACTGGTGGATCCTCGACCAGCCGTCCCACCGTCAGCTGCAGGAGTTCGTCGGCGACCTCAACCGCGTCTACCGCGAAGAGTCGGCACTGTGGTCACGGGATGCCGACGGATCGGCGTTCACACGACTGGGCGGCCCCTCGTGGAACCCCAACGTGATCGCCTTCGCCCGCCGCGACTGGCACGGAAACACCGTCGCCGTGCTGTGCAACTTCTCCGGCGTCCCCATCTACGACTACGAGATCGACCTCCCCGAGACCGGGGTCTGGCGGGAGATCCTCAATTCCGATGCGGCCGATCGCGGCGGCTCGGGGGTCGGGAATCTCGGCATCGTCCACGCCGACGGAGACCACCGCGCCAAGATGGTGCTTCCGCCGCTGGGCGTGCTGTGGCTCAAGCACGACCGCCACGCGCACATCCCGTCGCCCACCCAGGGCTGA
- a CDS encoding glycosyl transferase, with protein sequence MRFVWAVVAFVIATVMIGAGIAQRTVFQGPKTASTQIQTSGEAPYLLIEGEVLGQLPGTQTLRAHAEGDIFAAFGRTADMEAWLSDTTYDYVTLEDDGTMSTTAVEPEETGAEGEAATEGEAATDEAATTPDTAPAEDVPARSPVGSDLWLDEFQQTDVLIAPLQVPEGMSVLVATDGTASAPSEVAVSWPLETSTPWAGPLIVGGGIVMAVGVFLYILAIRHARRARGPRRKGLPLPITEPIDLSIDSPEKGVISSTSTTRRAVSTGRRAFAAVPVVAVSALLFTGCAADAWPQLAATSTPTPTATVVAPEGQQAPAVTKAQTERILSRIAATVAEADEARDPALAATRLDGAMLAARETNYTLRGAIADYRTPAPIVGKPLSIILPQAYDEWPRSVMAVVDDEESKTSSIMQLTQADPWSDYKLSYQASLEASTLMPDLAPTYIGANQVPPDSSFMILPPGEVAAAYADVINNGESSEYYSLFEVEGDAFREAIAADRARRLEAFNETAKGTGSLTFSAAPGAFDPFALATLESGAIVAVSLSEADTAVPTNEDALIKLTDSPTVKALAGAEESSTGFTTTFSDQLFFYVPGQGSSEKIRLLGYASDILDAKEIP encoded by the coding sequence GTGCGTTTCGTGTGGGCCGTCGTGGCGTTCGTCATCGCCACCGTGATGATCGGGGCGGGGATCGCCCAGCGAACGGTCTTCCAGGGCCCCAAGACCGCGTCCACGCAGATCCAGACGTCCGGTGAGGCGCCGTATCTGCTGATCGAGGGCGAGGTGCTGGGCCAGCTTCCGGGCACGCAGACACTGCGTGCCCACGCGGAGGGGGACATCTTCGCGGCGTTCGGCCGCACCGCCGACATGGAGGCGTGGCTGTCGGACACCACCTACGACTACGTGACCCTCGAAGACGACGGGACCATGTCGACGACGGCGGTCGAGCCGGAGGAGACAGGTGCCGAGGGCGAGGCGGCGACCGAGGGCGAGGCGGCCACCGATGAGGCGGCAACCACCCCCGACACCGCTCCCGCCGAGGATGTCCCCGCGCGGAGCCCCGTCGGCTCCGACCTGTGGCTCGACGAGTTCCAGCAGACCGATGTGCTCATCGCACCGCTGCAGGTGCCGGAAGGCATGTCGGTGCTCGTGGCGACCGACGGGACCGCGTCGGCGCCGTCCGAGGTCGCCGTGTCGTGGCCGCTGGAGACCTCGACCCCGTGGGCCGGGCCGCTGATCGTGGGCGGCGGCATCGTGATGGCGGTCGGCGTCTTCCTGTACATCCTCGCGATCCGCCACGCGCGCCGCGCCCGCGGCCCGCGCCGCAAGGGCCTGCCCCTCCCGATCACCGAGCCGATCGACCTGTCGATCGACTCGCCGGAGAAGGGTGTGATCAGCTCGACATCGACGACCCGACGTGCCGTGTCGACCGGCCGCCGCGCGTTCGCGGCCGTTCCGGTGGTGGCCGTGTCCGCGCTCCTTTTCACCGGGTGCGCCGCCGACGCCTGGCCGCAGCTGGCCGCCACCTCCACCCCGACGCCCACCGCGACGGTGGTGGCCCCCGAGGGGCAGCAGGCTCCCGCGGTCACCAAGGCGCAGACCGAGCGCATCCTGTCGCGGATCGCTGCCACGGTCGCCGAGGCGGACGAAGCGCGTGACCCGGCGTTGGCGGCCACGCGACTGGACGGCGCCATGCTCGCGGCGCGCGAGACGAACTACACCCTGCGGGGCGCGATCGCGGACTACCGCACTCCGGCGCCGATCGTCGGCAAGCCGCTGTCGATCATCCTGCCGCAGGCCTACGACGAGTGGCCGCGATCGGTGATGGCGGTCGTCGACGACGAGGAGTCGAAGACCTCGAGCATCATGCAGCTGACGCAGGCGGACCCCTGGTCGGACTACAAGCTGTCGTACCAGGCAAGCCTCGAGGCATCCACTCTCATGCCCGACCTCGCACCGACCTACATCGGGGCGAACCAGGTTCCGCCGGACTCGTCGTTCATGATCCTCCCTCCCGGGGAGGTCGCCGCCGCGTACGCCGACGTCATCAACAACGGCGAGAGCAGCGAGTACTACAGCCTCTTCGAGGTCGAGGGGGATGCCTTCCGCGAGGCCATCGCGGCCGACCGCGCACGACGCCTCGAAGCGTTCAACGAGACGGCGAAGGGAACGGGAAGCCTCACGTTCTCGGCCGCGCCCGGCGCCTTCGACCCCTTCGCGCTCGCGACGCTCGAGAGCGGTGCGATCGTGGCGGTGAGCCTGAGCGAGGCCGACACCGCCGTGCCGACCAACGAGGACGCCCTGATCAAGCTGACGGACAGCCCGACGGTCAAGGCCCTCGCCGGTGCGGAAGAATCGTCGACGGGGTTCACCACGACCTTCAGCGATCAGCTGTTCTTCTACGTTCCCGGTCAGGGATCTTCGGAGAAGATCCGCCTGCTGGGTTACGCCTCAGACATCCTCGACGCCAAGGAGATCCCGTGA
- a CDS encoding phosphatidate cytidylyltransferase translates to MSDGSGGQFDDEAAAQQRRARREGVDLDATDTGDPGAAFKAHVREARSEFESHVAHARAEFEEANERIKQRTGRDLIVASAIGIGIGAVLLASLLVVKWVFIAFALAAALLGVFEFGRALIASGRRVDLVAQIGAAIALIFCAALLDPWMLWVTLFVAIAVVIVWRLVGQMVARDGRAHGDVLSDVLAGGLIQLYVAFLAALCVVLLRQEHGEWWVLSFIIIAVAADTGAYAAGLTFGRGGKHPMAPRISPKKTWEGFAGAAVVALLAGVLTGIFLLGIPWWAGVVFGAVILGTATAGDLGESMIKRDLGIKDMSSWLPGHGGVLDRLDSILPSAMAALALFYVLSPLAVST, encoded by the coding sequence ATGTCCGACGGATCCGGGGGGCAGTTCGACGACGAGGCCGCCGCGCAGCAGCGGCGGGCGCGTCGCGAAGGCGTCGACCTCGACGCGACCGATACCGGTGACCCGGGCGCCGCGTTCAAAGCACACGTGCGCGAGGCGCGCAGCGAGTTCGAGAGCCATGTCGCGCACGCGCGCGCGGAGTTCGAAGAGGCCAACGAGCGCATCAAGCAGCGCACAGGTCGCGACCTGATCGTCGCGAGCGCGATCGGCATCGGAATCGGCGCCGTGCTTCTGGCGTCGCTGCTGGTCGTCAAATGGGTGTTCATCGCCTTCGCTCTGGCGGCAGCCCTGCTCGGAGTGTTCGAGTTCGGCCGCGCGCTGATCGCCTCCGGCCGTCGGGTCGACCTCGTCGCGCAGATCGGCGCGGCGATCGCGCTGATCTTCTGCGCCGCGCTGCTGGACCCGTGGATGCTGTGGGTCACGCTGTTCGTCGCGATCGCCGTGGTGATCGTCTGGCGACTCGTCGGGCAGATGGTCGCCCGCGACGGCCGGGCCCACGGCGACGTGCTGTCGGATGTGCTCGCCGGCGGCCTCATCCAGCTCTACGTCGCGTTCCTCGCGGCGCTGTGCGTGGTGCTCCTGCGCCAGGAGCATGGCGAGTGGTGGGTACTGTCGTTCATCATCATCGCGGTCGCGGCCGACACCGGCGCCTATGCGGCGGGCCTCACGTTCGGACGCGGCGGCAAGCACCCCATGGCGCCGCGCATCAGCCCCAAGAAGACCTGGGAGGGCTTCGCGGGGGCCGCGGTCGTCGCTCTGCTGGCGGGCGTGCTGACCGGCATCTTCCTGCTGGGCATCCCGTGGTGGGCGGGCGTCGTGTTCGGCGCCGTCATCCTGGGAACGGCCACTGCCGGGGATCTGGGAGAATCGATGATCAAGCGCGACTTGGGCATCAAGGACATGAGCTCGTGGCTGCCCGGCCACGGCGGAGTGCTGGATCGGCTCGATTCGATCCTGCCGTCTGCGATGGCCGCGCTCGCGCTCTTCTACGTTCTCTCCCCCCTGGCAGTGAGTACATGA